The Petrocella atlantisensis genome has a window encoding:
- the ispH gene encoding 4-hydroxy-3-methylbut-2-enyl diphosphate reductase, with protein sequence MEIILAKSAGFCFGVDRALKKVYDGLGNEPIYTYGPIIHNTQVVEELASKGVKVIHDLSELGHLPHGKVVIRSHGISKNEQDLISSSGFGMIEATCPYVKTIHKCVEKASKKGHHIIIVGNKNHPEVTGIKGWCQQPVYIIEDITQIDEIPFDSNIVYEVVAQTTFNLGLYQEILIRLQKLNFHVIINETICKATQERQKEALEIAKNVDVMLVIGSKHSSNTIKLYEICKEQCEHTYHIESIEEFELKVLNGHSVIGITAGASTPKKLIKEVISNVRNAE encoded by the coding sequence TTGGAAATAATTTTAGCAAAATCAGCAGGTTTTTGTTTTGGTGTAGACAGGGCACTGAAAAAAGTGTATGATGGTTTAGGCAATGAACCTATTTATACCTATGGACCAATTATTCACAACACACAAGTGGTTGAAGAGTTAGCATCAAAAGGAGTCAAGGTTATTCATGATTTAAGTGAATTAGGACATTTGCCCCATGGGAAAGTGGTTATAAGAAGTCATGGTATCAGTAAAAACGAACAAGATTTGATTTCTAGCTCAGGGTTTGGTATGATAGAAGCAACCTGCCCATATGTAAAAACCATTCATAAATGTGTAGAAAAAGCTTCAAAAAAAGGTCATCATATTATTATAGTCGGAAATAAAAATCACCCTGAAGTAACAGGTATAAAGGGTTGGTGTCAGCAACCGGTGTATATCATTGAAGATATTACACAAATAGATGAAATACCTTTCGATTCTAATATTGTGTATGAAGTGGTGGCTCAAACCACCTTTAATCTTGGATTATATCAAGAAATTTTGATAAGATTGCAAAAATTAAATTTTCATGTTATTATAAACGAAACAATATGCAAAGCGACTCAGGAACGTCAAAAAGAAGCCCTTGAGATTGCAAAGAATGTTGATGTTATGTTGGTTATCGGCAGTAAACATAGCTCGAATACAATCAAGCTATATGAAATATGTAAAGAACAATGTGAGCATACGTATCACATTGAATCTATAGAAGAATTTGAGTTGAAGGTTCTAAACGGACATTCCGTAATTGGAATTACAGCAGGAGCGTCAACTCCTAAGAAACTTATCAAGGAGGTCATTTCGAATGTCAGAAATGCAGAATGA
- the cmk gene encoding (d)CMP kinase, giving the protein MRDVLTIAIDGPAGAGKSTIAKRLAKDYKIVYVDTGAMYRSVALYMMEHHIDLDIEQDVVEALEQVHIRIEYKDQVQHIYLNEEDVTQKIRQQSVGEGASKVSAYLPVRKKMVMMQQEMAKMTSLVMDGRDIGTHVLTDAKVKIFLNADVMIRAKRRYNELLEKGESADLNVIADEIRERDHRDMNREHAPLIQAHDAHLLDTSKMSIDDVVHAIKKIIEMRR; this is encoded by the coding sequence ATGCGTGATGTATTAACCATAGCTATCGATGGTCCTGCAGGGGCAGGCAAAAGTACTATTGCCAAAAGACTGGCAAAAGACTACAAGATTGTTTATGTGGACACAGGTGCTATGTATAGATCTGTAGCTTTATATATGATGGAGCACCATATTGATCTTGATATAGAACAGGATGTTGTAGAGGCTTTGGAGCAAGTGCATATTCGAATTGAATATAAAGATCAAGTACAACATATTTATTTAAATGAGGAAGACGTGACACAAAAAATCAGACAACAATCGGTTGGTGAAGGTGCTTCTAAAGTATCAGCCTATCTTCCTGTACGAAAAAAAATGGTCATGATGCAACAAGAGATGGCAAAAATGACAAGTCTGGTTATGGATGGTCGAGATATTGGGACTCATGTGCTAACCGATGCTAAAGTAAAGATTTTTTTGAATGCAGATGTTATGATTCGAGCGAAGCGCAGGTATAATGAGCTTTTGGAAAAAGGCGAGTCTGCAGATTTGAACGTTATAGCAGATGAAATAAGGGAACGGGACCATAGAGATATGAACCGTGAACATGCACCTCTTATTCAAGCACATGATGCTCATTTGTTAGATACCTCCAAGATGAGTATTGACGATGTGGTACATGCTATTAAAAAAATCATTGAAATGAGGCGATGA
- the aroH gene encoding chorismate mutase — translation MIAIRGAITVNVDSKEAILEGTELMLRTIIEENNLNDDEIISIVFSATKDLTQIYPAVAARNLGITCASLLCVQEMYVAESLAKCLRILMHVEKNLLQKDIKHVYLRDAKILRPDLTKKG, via the coding sequence ATGATAGCAATCAGAGGTGCAATTACAGTTAATGTAGATTCAAAAGAAGCGATACTTGAAGGTACAGAGCTGATGCTGAGGACGATTATTGAAGAAAACAATCTGAATGATGATGAGATTATATCTATTGTTTTTTCAGCGACTAAAGATTTGACACAGATATATCCGGCGGTAGCAGCACGGAATCTTGGTATTACCTGTGCCAGCCTTTTATGTGTTCAGGAGATGTATGTAGCAGAGAGTTTAGCTAAATGTCTTAGAATTCTAATGCATGTTGAAAAAAATCTTTTACAAAAAGACATTAAACACGTATACTTGAGAGATGCTAAAATACTTCGACCTGATTTAACGAAGAAAGGGTGA
- a CDS encoding MurR/RpiR family transcriptional regulator: MNRQNDLVKRINNNYSKFSKGQKLLANYIIDHYEKAVFLTAARLGKIVGVSESTVVRFANELGYDGYPKLQRALEELVKTKLTSIQRVEVTTDRIDQSHVLRSVLQSDADKIKYTLEEIEEAVFDQAVDMILEAKTIYIIGVRSSATLANFLGFYFNLVFDNVKLIHTNSVSEMFEQIYRLRDDDVVIGISFPRYSKRTLKAMEFAKTRNASVITITDSLLSPMIQFADCSLIARSDMASFVDSLVAPLSLINALIVALCIKKKDVVVEALGSLEQIWTEYQVYDNDDDLNIGYNLNLKSDKI, translated from the coding sequence ATGAATAGACAAAATGACTTAGTTAAACGGATTAATAATAATTATTCAAAATTTAGTAAAGGTCAGAAATTGCTTGCGAACTATATTATTGACCATTATGAAAAAGCAGTTTTTTTAACGGCAGCAAGACTTGGGAAAATCGTCGGTGTAAGTGAGTCTACTGTCGTGCGCTTTGCTAACGAACTTGGCTATGATGGTTATCCCAAGCTTCAAAGAGCATTGGAGGAACTGGTTAAAACAAAGCTAACCTCCATTCAAAGGGTGGAAGTGACAACAGATCGTATCGACCAATCTCATGTTTTAAGATCGGTACTGCAATCCGATGCAGATAAGATTAAGTATACACTTGAGGAAATCGAAGAGGCTGTCTTTGATCAGGCAGTGGATATGATATTAGAAGCAAAAACCATCTATATCATTGGTGTTAGAAGCAGTGCGACATTGGCAAATTTTCTTGGTTTTTATTTCAATCTCGTTTTTGATAATGTAAAATTGATTCATACCAACAGTGTGAGTGAGATGTTTGAACAAATCTATCGTTTAAGAGATGACGATGTGGTGATTGGCATTAGTTTTCCAAGATATTCAAAACGCACCTTAAAAGCCATGGAATTTGCTAAAACAAGAAATGCAAGTGTCATAACCATTACTGATAGTTTGCTATCACCTATGATACAGTTTGCAGATTGCTCACTTATTGCTAGAAGTGATATGGCATCATTTGTAGATTCTCTTGTTGCACCACTGAGTCTGATTAATGCGCTTATTGTTGCGTTATGTATTAAGAAGAAAGATGTCGTGGTAGAAGCTCTTGGCAGTCTTGAACAAATATGGACAGAATATCAGGTTTATGACAATGATGACGACTTAAACATTGGTTATAATCTAAATCTTAAATCCGACAAGATATAG
- a CDS encoding BaiN/RdsA family NAD(P)/FAD-dependent oxidoreductase has product MKKVIIIGGGPAGMVAAIMAARNGHDVILLEQNEKLGKKLYITGKGRCNLTNVVDVEALLKHVVTNPKFLYSSFYTFDSDSAVRFFNEIGLETKVERGNRVFPLSDKSSDVIRVLEEAMKTLKVTVRLRSKVTGLAIENRIVKGVYLGDVRLDADDVIVATGGVSYQMTGATGDGYQFAKAVGHKVVKQEQGLVPLNTVEDWVKDLQGLSLKNVELMLKAKDKVLYRGFGEMLFTHFGISGPLVLTGSSYLKNIHYPIQGFIDLKPKLSIEQMDNRLLKDFEIYNRKNFENALADLLPKKLIPVVVKLSGIDPSKKVDQITKEERLKLLETLKALPISINGKRGYNEAIITQGGVDVREINPNTMASKLVDHLYFIGEVLDLDALTGGFNLQIAFSTAYLAGISIEKS; this is encoded by the coding sequence ATGAAAAAAGTCATAATTATTGGTGGCGGGCCGGCCGGTATGGTAGCAGCCATCATGGCCGCTAGAAACGGTCATGACGTGATATTATTAGAACAAAATGAAAAACTAGGTAAAAAGCTTTATATTACCGGTAAAGGAAGATGCAATCTTACCAATGTCGTGGATGTGGAAGCCTTGCTTAAGCATGTGGTCACCAATCCGAAATTCCTATATAGCAGCTTCTACACCTTTGACAGTGATAGTGCTGTGCGCTTTTTTAATGAAATTGGTTTAGAGACAAAAGTTGAGCGAGGCAATAGAGTCTTTCCTTTATCGGATAAATCGTCGGATGTTATTAGAGTTCTTGAAGAAGCCATGAAAACATTAAAAGTAACGGTTCGTTTAAGGTCTAAAGTGACAGGTCTAGCTATAGAAAACCGCATTGTTAAAGGTGTCTATCTTGGAGATGTACGCTTGGATGCGGATGACGTTATTGTAGCTACAGGTGGTGTTTCCTATCAGATGACAGGTGCAACAGGTGATGGTTACCAATTTGCCAAGGCTGTAGGACATAAAGTTGTTAAACAGGAGCAGGGACTTGTGCCACTGAATACTGTAGAAGATTGGGTCAAAGACCTACAAGGTCTTTCTCTTAAAAATGTCGAACTTATGTTAAAAGCCAAGGACAAAGTATTGTATCGCGGTTTTGGCGAGATGCTGTTTACGCATTTTGGTATTTCAGGGCCACTGGTATTAACAGGATCCAGTTATTTGAAAAATATTCATTATCCCATACAAGGCTTTATTGACTTGAAACCTAAATTATCAATTGAACAAATGGATAACCGTTTGCTAAAGGATTTTGAGATATATAATAGAAAGAACTTTGAAAATGCATTGGCAGATCTTCTGCCAAAAAAGTTAATCCCTGTTGTTGTTAAGCTGTCCGGTATTGATCCGTCTAAAAAAGTGGATCAAATCACCAAAGAGGAAAGACTAAAGCTTCTAGAAACACTGAAGGCTTTACCAATATCAATTAATGGGAAAAGAGGATATAATGAAGCAATTATAACGCAAGGCGGTGTGGATGTTCGGGAAATTAACCCAAATACCATGGCGTCTAAGTTGGTTGACCATCTCTATTTTATAGGCGAGGTATTGGATCTTGATGCTTTGACAGGTGGTTTCAATCTGCAGATTGCTTTTTCTACCGCATATTTAGCAGGTATTTCTATAGAGAAGAGTTAG